In the genome of Chrysemys picta bellii isolate R12L10 chromosome 17, ASM1138683v2, whole genome shotgun sequence, one region contains:
- the RPS9 gene encoding small ribosomal subunit protein uS4, whose protein sequence is MPVARSWVCRKTYVTPRRPFEKSRLDQELKLIGEYGLRNKREVWRVKFTLAKIRKAARELLTLDEKDPKRLFEGNALLRRLVRIGVLDEGKMKLDYILGLKIEDFLERRLQTQVFKLGLAKSIHHARVLIRQRHIRVRKQVVNIPSFIVRLDSQKHIDFSLRSPYGGGRPGRVKRKNAKKGQGGAGGADEEEED, encoded by the exons ATGCCCGTTGCCAGGAGCTGGGTGTGCCGGAAGACCTATGTCACCCCCCGGCGCCCCTTCGAGAAATCCCGTCTCGACCAGGAGCTGAAGCTCATTG gcGAGTACGGGCTGCGGAACAAACGTGAGGTTTGGCGGGTGAAGTTCACCCTGGCCAAGATCCGCAAGGCGGCCCGTGAGCTCCTCACGCTGGATGAGAAAGACCCTAAGCGCCTCTTTGAAG gcaACGCCCTGCTGCGACGGCTGGTGCGCATCGGGGTGCTGGACGAGGGCAAGATGAAGTTGGATTATATCCTGGGCCTCAAGATCGAGGATTTTCTGGAGCGGCGCCTCCAGACCCAGGTCTTCAAGCTGGGCCTGGCCAAGTCCATCCACCACGCCCGGGTGCTGATCCGCCAGAGACACATCCG tgtGCGGAAGCAGGTCGTGAACATCCCGTCCTTCATTGTGCGCCTGGACTCGCAGAAGCACATCGACTTCTCGCTGCGCTCGCCCTACGGGGGCGGCCGACCTGGCCGCGTCAAGAGGAAGAACGCCAAGAAGGGGCAGGGCGGTGCCGGCGGGgcggatgaggaagaggaggattaa